A genomic region of Anopheles coustani chromosome 3, idAnoCousDA_361_x.2, whole genome shotgun sequence contains the following coding sequences:
- the LOC131260047 gene encoding cytochrome P450 4c21-like translates to MITLLLFGIGVLSLYAYCKIKFKFAEKIPCVEPMRPFFGNGLEFAQKNSYEIFKSITRAYKDNKRIFKICFGPIPVICPTHPDLIQKVMTDTATIDKPFVYDFMRVDHGLLTAKYDEWRVHRKALNPTFNTRILNSFIPIFSDCASKMVASMHAHRVDNKPINMLEFTSPCTLEMICRTSLGGKVLEREGKQEFIEGLENILHNVGLRMFNANLHPDFVYKYTRFYQAEMASRKVCYAFTDKVIAEKRAEFEKKLQRTAADGNNNHGAEVDENGNVVFEEEEDDMLSYKKPQIFVDQLLTIPINGKPFTHEEITDHIYTMIAAGNETSATQAAHACLLLAMHPEVQERAAAEVCELLDGGAECTHETLKQMVYLERVIKESQRLCPVAAIYGRKAIAPIQLDEFVIPKGFILLLNVFALHRQKEYWGPNADRFDPDHFLPERVKQRHPYAYLPFSGGPRGCIGSRYAMMSLKMMLSQILKNFRLSTDIPYEKMEFKFKVSMHLAFEHLIKLEPRG, encoded by the exons ATGATCACGCTACTGTTGTTCGGCATTGGTGTGCTGTCGCTGTACGCGTACTGCAAGATAAAGTTTAAGTTCGCGGAAAAGATACCGTGCGTGGAGCCGATGCGACCGTTCTTCGGCAATGGGCTCGAGTTTGCGCAGAAAAACTCCTACGAGATATTCAAGAGCATCACGCGCGCGTACAAGGACAACAAGCGCATCTTTAAGATCTGCTTCGGACCGATCCCGGTGATCTGCCCCACGCACCCGGACCTGATACAGAAGGTGATGACCGATACGGCGACCATCGACAAGCCCTTCGTGTACGATTTCATGCGCGTGGACCACGGATTGCTCACGGCGAAGT ATGACGAGTGGCGCGTGCATCGAAAAGCGCTCAATCCCACATTCAACACGCGCATCCTCAACAGTTTCATCCCGATCTTTAGCGACTGCGCCAGCAAAATGGTCGCCAGCATGCACGCCCATCGTGTTGATAACAAACCGATCAACATGCTGGAGTTCACCTCGCCCTGCACGCTGGAAATGATCTGTCGCACTTCACTCGGCGGGAAGGTGCTGGAACGCGAAGGCAAGCAGGAGTTTATCGAAGGACTTGAAAA TATCCTTCACAATGTCGGCCTTCGGATGTTCAACGCGAACCTTCACCCGGACTTTGTCTACAAGTACACTCGCTTCTACCAGGCCGAAATGGCGTCCCGCAAGGTCTGCTACGCTTTCACGGACAAG GTGATTGCGGAAAAGCGGGCCGAGTTTGAGAAGAAACTCCAACGCACGGCCGCCGATGGCAACAACAACCACGGCGCGGAGGTGGACGAGAACGGCAACGTCGTCTTCGAGGAGGAAGAAGACGATATGCTCAGCTACAAGAAGCCGCAAATCTTCGTCGACCAGCTGCTGACCATACCGATCAACGGTAAACCGTTCACGCACGAGGAGATCACCGATCACATCTACACGATGATAGCGGCC GGCAACGAAACATCGGCGACCCAGGCCGCCCACGCCTGCCTGCTGCTGGCCATGCATCCGGAGGTGCAGGAGCGGGCGGCGGCCGAAGTGTGCGAGCTGCTGGACGGTGGCGCAGAGTGCACGCACGAGACGCTCAAGCAGATGGTGTACCTCGAGCGGGTAATCAAGGAGTCGCAGCGACTCTGCCCGGTGGCCGCCATCTACGGACGTAAGGCGATCGCACCGATCCAGCTGGACGAGTTCGTCATCCCGAAGGGTTTCATCCTGCTGCTGAACGTGTTCGCGCTGCACCGGCAGAAGGAGTACTGGGGTCCGAACGCGGACCGCTTTGATCCGGATCACTTTCTGCCCGAGCGCGTCAAGCAGCGTCACCCTTACGCCTACCTGCCCTTCAGCGGGGGCCCACGCGGTTGCATCGGCAGTCGGTACGCGATGATGAGCCTGAAGATGATGCTGTCGCAGATCCTGAAGAACTTCCGCCTCTCCACCGACATTCCGTACGAGAAGATGGAGTTCAAGTTCAAGGTGTCCATGCATCTGGCGTTCGAGCATCTGATCAAGCTGGAACCTCGTGGTTGA
- the LOC131271622 gene encoding uncharacterized protein LOC131271622 translates to MKDAPNMGESTPICRCRVLYLGSAVPRQSKDGLQGIQEPLRSLYPSEGAIGAKGIDSWLSVWSNGILLENVDENRKQVTRFFPIDSLHYCAAVRQVLIPERGNSNPEPKFLPLDSPFARTPRAQHPPIFAAILRRTTGIKVLECHTFICKREAAANALVRCCFHAYADNSYARQLEGGSGSAGSSNSVYGTIGGKSNGTGEGWRSRAGSTTTLNSVGVGRQPINGVGDAYTVKNLYASSADLEVVDDGESSLYNGDENHKVWNGSTDQIDGIGFGNDGHYDIYSGPGGLGGSTGGGGGGGAGGGGSTLGRPARVRQISAPVPVPPPPKEEPKKSKKDKKAAKGAAQQQQQQQLQHQAQVGSQSLSGTLIRPRPMHMNPLGRSAGGPAAGANPAAAMAAAAAAHHGMMLYHHHPGLVGHPGAGPPPPVPGRQFHTIGHRSMNGGLVGHPPHPAMLQHPHPAMHPALGLHPPHPGMHPHAGMTLPAMMMAPQYATLQHPRTSKKKKDKSKTLNGSNGSIPIGVPVVPPMFAYPPPSNGGSLADSRPLSMSSRKLAQSAAAGLDDASGNASGAESPGGTGIYRRKGHLNERAFSYSIRQEHRSRSHGSLASLQFNPPDLKKEREIAQMVAGLELSDDSTLRRRSEVAGSSGTFGKPRR, encoded by the exons ATGAAGGACGCGCCAAACATGGGCGAGTCGACACCGATCTGTCGCTGCCGGGTGCTGTACCTGGGCAGTGCCGTGCCCCGCCAGAGCAAGGACGGCCTGCAGGGCATCCAGGAGCCGCTGCGCAGCCTCTACCCCTCGGAGGGTGCGATCGGCGCGAAGGGCATCGACTCGTGGCTGAGCGTCTGGTCGAACGGCATCCTGCTGGAGAACGTGGACGAGAACCGGAAGCAGGTGACGCGCTTCTTCCCGATCGACTCGCTGCACTACTGCGCCGCCGTCCGCCAGGTGCTCATCCCCGAGCGCGGCAACAGCAACCCGGAACCGAAGTTCCTGCCGCTCGATTCGCCGTTCGCGCGCACCCCGCGCGCCCAGCATCCGCCCATCTTCGCGGCCATCCTGCGGCGCACCACCGGCATCAAGGTGTTGGAGTGTCACACGTTCATCTGCAAGCGGGAGGCGGCCGCGAACGCGCTGGTGCGCTGCTGCTTCCACGCGTACGCCGACAACTCGTACGCGCGCCAGCTCGAGGGCGGCTCCGGCAGCGCGGGCAGCTCCAACAGCGTGTACGGAACGATCGGTGGCAAGTCGAACGGCACCGGCGAGGGCTGGCGGTCACGTGCCGGTAGCACGACCACGCTCAACAGCGTCGGCGTTGGCAGGCAGCCAATTAACGGCGTCGGCGATGCGTACACGGTGAAGAATC TTTACGCGAGCAGCGCGGACCTGGAGGTGGTGGACGACGGCGAAAGCTCGCTGTACAACGGCGACGAGAACCACAAGGTGTGGAACGGCTCGACCGATCAGATCGATGGCATCGGCTTTGGTAACGATGGGCACTACGATATCTACTCCGGCCCCGGTGGCCTCGGGGGCAGCACCGGAGGCGGCGGTGGAGGCGGGGCCGGGGGCGGGGGCTCCACGCTGGGCCGGCCGGCCCGCGTCCGCCAGATAAGCGCCCCGGTGCcggtgccgccgccgccgaaaGAAGAGCCGAAAAAGTCCAAGAAGGACAAGAAGGCGGCCAAGGGTGCGgcccaacagcaacagcaacagcagctgcagcatcaGGCGCAGGTAGGCAGTCAAAGTTTATCCGGTACGCTTATAAGACCACGTCCCATGCACATGAATCCACTAGGTCGGTCGGCTGGCGGACCGGCAGCCGGAGCCAACCCCGCCGCAGCGATGGCCGCCGCGGCCGCCGCACATCACGGCATGATGctgtaccaccaccaccccggcCTGGTGGGCCACCCGGGCGCCGGCCCGCCCCCGCCCGTCCCGGGCCGCCAGTTCCACACGATCGGCCACCGCAGCATGAACGGCGGGCTGGTGGGGCACCCCCCGCACCCGGCCATGCTGCAGCACCCGCACCCGGCGATGCACCCGGCGCTGGGTCTGCACCCCCCGCACCCGGGCATGCACCCGCACGCGGGCATGACCCTCCCCGCCATGATGATGGCGCCCCAGTACGCGACCCTGCAGCATCCGCGCAccagcaagaagaagaaggacaaGAGCAAGACGCTCAACGGCAGCAACGGCAGCATCCCGATCGGCGTCCCCGTCGTGCCGCCCATGTTCGCCTACCCGCCGCCCTCGAACGGCGGCTCGCTCGCGGACAGCCGGCCGCTGTCGATGAGCAGCCGGAAGCTGGCGCAGTCGGCCGCCGCCGGGCTGGACGACGCGTCGGGCAACGCGTCGGGCGCCGAGTCGCCGGGCGGGACCGGCATCTACCGGCGCAAGGGCCACCTGAACGAGCGCGCCTTCAGCTACTCGATCCGCCAGGAGCACCGCAGCCGGAGCCACGGCTCGCTCGCTAGTCTGCAGTTCAACCCGCCCGACCTCAAGAAGGAGCGCGAGATCGCCCAGATGGTGGCCGGGCTCGAGCTGAGCGACGACTCGACGCTGCGCCGCCGGTCCGAGGTGGCCGGCTCGTCCGGGACGTTCGGCAAGCCGAGAAGATGA